From a region of the Cucumis sativus cultivar 9930 chromosome 6, Cucumber_9930_V3, whole genome shotgun sequence genome:
- the LOC101212564 gene encoding ABC transporter G family member 31: MAASNGSEYFELDINTIDSSFSRPSNAELVARDERELLWAAIERLPSQKQSNFALLTRSPSEITSSSDNHGANTTETIDVRKLDKNERELVVKKALATDDQDNFKLLSGIKERLDRAEVVIPKIEVRFQNLTVSANVQVGSRTLPTLINYSQDIVESILTSLKIMKGKRYPLTILNDTSGIVKPGRMTLLLGPPGSGRSTLLQALAGKLDRNLKKTGNITYNGHHLKEFCVQRTSAYISQSDNHLAELTVRETLDFAARCQGASEAFSEYIKELTHVEKEKRIRPSPDIDAFMKASSVGGKKHSVLTDYILKVLGLDVCSETLVGSDMVRGVSGGQRKRVTSGEMIVGPRKTLFMDEISTGLDSSTTFQIVKCLRNFVHQMEATVLMALLQPAPETFELFDDLVLLSDGYLVYQGPRSEVLAFFESLGFKLPPRKGVADFLQEVTSKKDQEQYWADSTRAYKYISVPEIAEAFKQSQVGRSLESDLNPPYDKSSSHPSALAKTKFAASKNELFKACFFRELLLIKRHSFLYIFRTCQVAFVGFVTCTMFLRTRIHPTDEINGNLYLSCLFFGLIHMMFNGFSELPLMISRLPVFYKQRDNLFHPSWSWSISSWILRVPYSVLEAVVWSCVVYYTVGFAPSAGRFFRFMFLLFSVHQMAIGLFRLMAAIARDMVIANTFGSAALLIIFLLGGFIIPKEMIKPWWSWAFWVSPLSYGQRAISVNEFTATRWMEKSSIGNGTIGYNVLHSHNMPSSDKWYWLGVGVILIYAILFNSLVTLALSKLHPLRKAQTVIPTDANGTDSTTNNQEQVPNSNGRVGKGMILPFQPLTMTFHNVNYFVDTPKEMKQQGIPENRLQLLSNVSGVFSPGVLTALVGSSGAGKTTLMDVLAGRKTGGYIEGEIKISGFPKEQRTFARISGYVEQNDIHSPQVTVEESLQFSSSLRLPKEISEEKRREFVEEVMTLVELDTLRHALVGMPGSTGLSTEQRKRLTIAVELVANPSIIFMDEPTSGLDARAAAIVMRTVRNTVDTGRTVVCTIHQPSIDIFEAFDELLLMKRGGRVIYGGKLGVHSQIMIDYFEGINGVSPIPDAYNPATWMLEVTTPAAEQRIGRDFADIYRNSGQFRDVEESIKQYSVPPSGGEALKFDSTYSQGTLSQFIICLWKQRLVYWRSPQYNVMRLCFTFISALIFGSVFWDVGMRRNSTQELMVVMGALYSACLFLGVNNASSVQPIVSIERTVFYREKAAGMYSPIAYAFAQGLVEVPYIAAQTIIFGVITYLMVNFERNVGKFFLYILFMFLTFTYFTFYGMMTVGLTPSQHMAAVVSSAFYSLWNLLSGFLVPKPSIPGWWIWFYYICPISWTLRGIITSQLGDVETIIVGPGFKGSVKQYLEVSLGYGGNDMIGVSVVVLVAFILLFFTVFAVSVKLINFQRR; the protein is encoded by the exons ATGGCGGCTTCCAATGGAAGCGAGTATTTCGAATTGGACATTAATACTATCGATTCCTCCTTTTCTCGTCCCTCCAATGCCGAATTAGTAGCCAGGGATGAGCGAGAGCTTTTATGGGCCGCGATCGAGAGATTACCGTCTCAAAAACAGTCTAACTTCGCATTGTTGACGCGTTCTCCCTCCGAGATCACTTCCTCCTCCGACAACCATGGAGCCAATACCACCGAAACCATCGACGTTCGGAAGCTCGATAAGAATGAACGAGAACTCGTCGTTAAGAAGGCATTGGCCACCGATGATCAAGATAATTTCAAGTTGCTTTCTGGAATTAAAGAGCGTCTCGATAG GGCGGAAGTGGTGATTCCAAAGATTGAAGTTAGATTTCAGAATTTGACTGTCTCAGCAAATGTTCAAGTCGGTTCTAGAACTTTGCCTACTTTAATAAACTATTCACAAGACATAGTTgag AGTATACTTAcgagtttgaaaattatgaaaggCAAAAGATATCCCTTAACAATTTTGAACGATACCAGTGGCATCGTCAAACCTGGAAG GATGACATTGCTGTTGGGGCCTCCAGGTTCTGGAAGATCCACCTTGCTTCAAGCTCTTGCTGGCAAACTTGATAGAAACTTAAAG AAAACTGGCAACATTACTTATAATGGACATCATCTGAAAGAGTTTTGTGTTCAAAGGACCTCTGCATACATTAGTCAATCAGATAATCATTTAGCAGAATTAACTGTACGTGAAACTTTGGACTTTGCTGCTAGATGTCAAGGTGCAAGTGAAGCCTTTTCAG aatatataaaagagttGACACATgtggagaaagaaaagaggataCGCCCTAGTCCAGATATTGATGCATTTATGAAg gCATCATCTGTTGGTGGTAAAAAGCATAGTGTTTTAACTGactatattttgaaagtgCTTGGTCTTGATGTATGCTCAGAGACATTAGTTGGGAGTGACATGGTTAGAGGTGTCTCTGGTGgccaaagaaaaagagttaCTTCAG GGGAAATGATTGTTGGGCCAAGAAAAACCCTTTTCATGGATGAGATATCTACCGGACTCGATAGCTCAACAACATTTCAAATAGTGAAATGCTtaagaaattttgttcatCAAATGGAAGCTACAGTGTTGATGGCTCTTTTACAACCTGCTCCTGAAACATTTGAACTATTTGATGATCTCGTGTTATTATCAGATGGTTATCTTGTGTATCAAGGACCTCGATCAGAGGTTCTAGCCTTCTTTGAGTCATTGGGTTTTAAATTACCACCTCGTAAGGGAGTTGCTGATTTTCTACAAGAG GTCACCTCTAAAAAGGATCAAGAACAGTATTGGGCTGATTCTACTCGGGCgtataaatatatttctgTTCCTGAAATTGCTGAAGCATTTAAACAGTCCCAAGTTGGGAGGTCTTTGGAGTCTGATCTTAATCCCCCATATGATAAATCATCAAGTCATCCTTCAGCTTTGGCTAAAACCAAATTTGCTGCTTCAAAGAATGAACTCTTTAAAGCTTGCTTTTTCCGAGAACTACTACTCATAAAGCGCCAcagttttctttatattttcagGACATGCCAG GTTGCATTTGTCGGATTTGTTACCTGCACAATGTTCTTACGAACAAGAATACATCCCACAGACGAAATCAATGGCAATCTCTATCTATCTTGCCTATTTTTTGGATTAATCCATATGATGTTTAATGGATTTTCAGAATTACCTCTTATGATATCTCGATTACCCGTTTTTTACAAGCAAAGAGATAATTTGTTTCATCCTTCTTGGTCTTGGTCCATTAGTAGCTGGATTTTGCGTGTGCCTTATTCTGTACTCGAAGCCGTCGTGTGGTCTTGTGTTGTGTATTATACTGTTGGCTTTGCTCCTAGTGCTGGAAG GTTTTTTCGCTTCATGTTTCTGCTGTTTTCAGTTCATCAAATGGCTATTGGTCTTTTTCGTTTGATGGCAGCCATAGCCAGAGATATGGTAATTGCCAATACTTTTGGTTCAGCGGccttattaattatatttttattgggTGGATTTATCATACCAAAAG aaaTGATTAAGCCATGGTGGTCATGGGCTTTTTGGGTGTCCCCACTATCTTATGGCCAACGTGCTATTTCTGTCAACGAGTTCACTGCCACTAGGTGGATGGAG AAATCTAGTATTGGAAATGGAACTATTGGATACAATGTTCTCCATTCACATAACATGCCTAGTAGTGATAAATGGTACTGGTTGGGTGTTGGTGTGATCTTGATTTATGCAATTCTTTTCAATAGTTTGGTGACTTTGGCTTTATCTAAACTCCATC CTCTAAGAAAAGCTCAAACTGTAATCCCAACTGATGCCAATGGAACTGATTCTACTACAAACAATCAAG AACAAGTTCCAAATTCAAACGGAAGAGTGGGAAAGGGAATGATTCTTCCATTCCAACCATTAACAATGACTTTTCACAATGtcaattattttgttgatacCCCCAAG GAAATGAAGCAGCAAGGAATACCAGAAAATAGATTACAATTATTATCAAACGTGAGCGGCGTATTTTCACCGGGGGTTCTTACAGCATTAGTTGGTTCAAGTGGAGCTGGAAAAACCACATTAATGGATGTTCTTGCTGGAAGAAAAACAGGCGGATACATTGAaggtgaaattaaaatatcaggTTTTCCGAAAGAACAACGTACTTTTGCTAGAATTTCTGGCTATGTAGAGCAAAATGATATTCATTCCCCTCAAGTCACTGTTGAGGAAAGTCTTCAATTTTCGTCCTCTTTACGTCTTCCAAAAGAAATCAGCGAAGAGAAACGACGG GAATTTGTTGAAGAAGTAATGACTTTAGTGGAACTTGATACTCTTAGACATGCATTGGTTGGTATGCCAGGTAGTACTGGTTTATCAACAGAACAGAGGAAGCGGTTAACAATTGCAGTGGAGCTTGTTGCAAATCCTTCTATCATTTTCATGGATGAACCTACATCTGGACTTGATGCTCGAGCCGCCGCCATTGTAATGCGAACCGTTCGTAATACAGTTGATACAGGAAGAACTGTTGTTTGTACCATTCATCAACCCAGCATCGACATATTTGAAGCATTCGATGAG TTACTTCTTATGAAACGAGGGGGACGCGTTATATATGGAGGCAAGCTAGGAGTACATTCACAGATAATGATAGACTATTTTGAA GGAATTAATGGAGTATCTCCAATACCAGATGCTTACAATCCAGCTACTTGGATGCTTGAGGTTACAACGCCTGCTGCTGAACAGAGAATTGGAAGAGATTTTGCTGACATCTATAGAAACTCTGGTCAATTCAG GGATGTTGAAGAATCCATCAAGCAATATAGTGTTCCACCAAGTGGTGGAGAAgcattaaaatttgattccACATACTCGCAAGGCACATTATCccaatttataatttgtcttTGGAAGCAAAGGCTTGTTTATTGGAGGAGTCCACAATACAATGTCATGAGATTATGTTTCACCTTCATAAGTGCACTCATATTTGGTTCCGTCTTTTGGGATGTTGGTATGAGAAG GAATTCAACTCAAGAACTTATGGTTGTTATGGGAGCTCTATACTCTGCATGCTTATTCCTTGGAGTAAATAATGCTTCTTCTGTACAACCAATTGTTTCGATTGAGAGAACAGTATTTTATCGAGAGAAAGCAGCAGGAATGTATTCTCCAATTGCTTATGCATTTGCCCAG GGTTTAGTGGAGGTTCCATACATTGCTGCACAGACCATCATATTTGGTGTTATCACATATTTAATGGTTAACTTCGAAAGAAATGTTG GcaaattctttctttatatcCTCTTCATGTTCCTCACCTTCAcctattttacattttatggTATGATGACGGTTGGCCTCACTCCTTCACAACATATGGCAGCCGTTGTTTCTTCTGCTTTCTACTCGTTATGGAATCTCCTCTCCGGCTTTCTCGTTCCAAAAC